Within the Naumovozyma castellii chromosome 1, complete genome genome, the region TCTTATTAGGTAAGCTGGTAAAACAATCTGGTACTGAAAAGGGTAagtttcatttaattcaattcttaCAAGAGAATAGTACAAGAATTGGCCTAATTGAGGTTTTTAAGATATTACCTAATTCATTCTGCTTAAAGGATTTAGGACCATCATTGTTACAAACTATTAGAGACCTCTCGATTAAAAAAGATGAAGTTAGAATAACCAAAAGTCTTTTGCAAGTCGAAGTGGttgataataattataaaatGTGGCAAAAGTTATCAGATTATATGACCTTAGATGAAAATTATACCTGCAGTATTTGTAAGAAAACCTTTTCAGCATATATGACAGATGAGATTCTTTGGTTTAACAATGGGGGAAGATCGATGTATGTTCATTCAAACTGTGGAAAAGCTCTGGAATCCCGGATTAAAATGAAAAGGAGCAGTTCAGGACCTAGAAATTGacagaagaagagattGTTTATAGCGAACCAAAAGGCGATAGTCTACCattaaaattcaaatatatagGGATTTTACTAAAAGTATTGAACGGATACGACATTCAGCATTATTCACCTTTTCAgtttttaaaagaaaaaacttCATGACTTTTCGAACTTCACCTTGCCCAATAGTTAACAAAATCACATCTAGTGTTGGCAGTTTTGAAACCATACCAAGAGAGATATATTGGTATTGTCTGCAGTCAGCCGCTTTAATCTCATTCCTTccatttatatttataataataagacAGAATAAATAACGCAAATAAGTAAATACGAAACTAAGGTACAGTGATTATAAAGAGAACctcaaattatttttagaGGGATGCTAATGAGTCAAATAAGACAGAAATGCTTTCACCGTAGTGATCACGACGAATACATTCAGCAAATATAGGCGAGACATCAATGACGACTAATTTTGGTGAAGCTAAGTGTTCTTGTGTGATTGGATAAGTATTTGTAACCACGATCTTATCGATATATTGGCACTTTTCTAACTCTTCAAAACAATCACCTGTAAATATACCATGAGTAGCCACAACATATACCTTCTTAGCACCACAATTTTGGACCAAATGCTCAGCTGCACTGATAAAAGAACCAGGTCTATCAATCATATCGTCAAGAATGATGGCAGAACGATCACGAACATTACCGACTAAGGTAATTAGTTGTTCCTTCTgtaattcttcaacttcttcttcatcttcagaaTCGATAGCATCATAGGTACCACCAAGAGCATAGGAATCACTAGCACTAACTGATGGGGCATCGTCGTTATCTGACTCCAAGGCACTTTCATCTCTAGcttcctcatcttcttcgtcatcaCCAATGACATGACCATTACGAATTCTTGCCGTTTGGATACCGTTTGTTAAAATTAtgttttcctcttcatctgGATCATCACCTTGTCTAACAATAGGTTTATTTTTCCTCAACATAGATTGTTTTCTTAGTCTCAATTGTTTCAAGTCTCTATTTTGAGAGTATAGATCCTTAGCACGACGACGATCAGTATGAATCATAGCGAAGTTAATCTTCAAAGAGTCAGCCAAGGCAGTGACTCTCTTAGTACCACCTGGGTTCTTTGAAACGACAACGGCATCTTCATAATCTTCCACGTTTTCTCTAATCCACTTAGCTAAACTTGGACCACCATATAAATTATCCACAGGTTTTGTGAAGAACCCTTGCATTTGAGAAGCATGCAAATCCATAGATACAACATGATCAGCACCTGCCATGACTAATAAATTAG harbors:
- the PRS1 gene encoding ribose phosphate diphosphokinase subunit PRS1 (ancestral locus Anc_4.278); translated protein: MRKCKVFVGNSHPELGKLVCERLGIEEAPCTLKKFANGETSVQIGVSVRDEDVYVIQSGSPTINDHIMELLILVSACRGGSARKITAVIPQFPYSKQCKMKKHRGAITARMLANLLVMAGADHVVSMDLHASQMQGFFTKPVDNLYGGPSLAKWIRENVEDYEDAVVVSKNPGGTKRVTALADSLKINFAMIHTDRRRAKDLYSQNRDLKQLRLRKQSMLRKNKPIVRQGDDPDEEENIILTNGIQTARIRNGHVIGDDEEDEEARDESALESDNDDAPSVSASDSYALGGTYDAIDSEDEEEVEELQKEQLITLVGNVRDRSAIILDDMIDRPGSFISAAEHLVQNCGAKKVYVVATHGIFTGDCFEELEKCQYIDKIVVTNTYPITQEHLASPKLVVIDVSPIFAECIRRDHYGESISVLFDSLASL